The Gillisia sp. Hel_I_86 genome has a segment encoding these proteins:
- a CDS encoding GNAT family N-acetyltransferase has translation MNKEIKHKENHTRGMFYMEDDKGITSELTYTKKDNGVLVIDHTETRSELEGNGLASMLLERSIAYARENNYKIDPLCPFAEVKFDEHKEYRDVLAN, from the coding sequence ATGAACAAGGAAATAAAACACAAAGAGAACCATACTAGAGGTATGTTCTATATGGAAGATGACAAAGGAATAACATCCGAGCTTACCTATACAAAAAAAGATAATGGCGTTTTGGTAATAGACCATACTGAAACACGATCCGAATTGGAAGGAAATGGATTGGCCTCTATGCTTTTGGAAAGAAGTATAGCATACGCTAGAGAGAACAATTATAAAATTGATCCCCTTTGCCCTTTTGCTGAAGTTAAATTCGATGAACATAAAGAATATAGGGACGTATTGGCAAATTAA
- a CDS encoding ClpP family protease, with the protein MKNKPGKIQDLIDEKFIEQRKVFMWGQVDGKSAKHVIDRLLYLDAISDKEIQFFINSPGGFVTDGFAVYDTMKSLRSPISTICSGLAASMGSILLSGGTKGRRFIQPLAKVMIHQPSGGARGQASNIEIQAAEIIKIKDISAKILSENCGQKIEKVLKDFNRDYWMDADESIAYGIVDGVYKP; encoded by the coding sequence ATGAAAAATAAACCTGGAAAAATCCAAGACCTTATAGACGAAAAATTCATAGAGCAACGAAAGGTATTTATGTGGGGACAAGTAGATGGCAAATCTGCTAAGCACGTAATAGATAGATTGCTTTATTTGGATGCCATTTCAGATAAAGAAATTCAATTTTTCATTAATAGCCCAGGGGGTTTTGTAACCGATGGATTTGCAGTTTATGATACGATGAAATCGCTTAGGAGTCCAATTTCCACTATTTGTAGTGGATTGGCAGCATCGATGGGATCTATCTTGCTTTCCGGAGGCACCAAAGGAAGAAGGTTCATACAGCCGTTGGCTAAAGTAATGATCCATCAGCCAAGTGGCGGTGCACGCGGACAGGCTTCCAACATAGAAATTCAAGCTGCCGAAATTATAAAGATAAAAGACATCAGCGCAAAGATCCTTTCTGAAAATTGTGGTCAAAAAATCGAAAAAGTACTTAAAGATTTCAACCGTGATTATTGGATGGATGCCGATGAGTCTATTGCTTATGGCATTGTAGATGGTGTATATAAACCATAA
- a CDS encoding GNAT family N-acetyltransferase, producing MELSINKILKKDMDLVVPLIMELSEYQTEESLLKSRLGEMFDQNYECFAIYLKEELIGTFGLWFMTRHYAGKSCEADHVFIKSEYQNQGFGKEIFEYIFEYAKGKGCEMQELNSYVQNFKSHKFYMNLDYVIKGYHFLKKL from the coding sequence ATGGAATTATCAATTAACAAGATTTTAAAGAAAGATATGGATCTGGTTGTTCCACTTATTATGGAACTGTCTGAATATCAAACAGAAGAATCTTTATTGAAATCCCGATTGGGGGAAATGTTCGATCAAAATTATGAGTGCTTTGCCATTTATTTAAAGGAAGAACTTATAGGCACGTTTGGTCTTTGGTTCATGACGCGCCATTATGCCGGTAAATCTTGTGAAGCAGATCACGTTTTTATTAAGTCTGAATATCAAAATCAAGGTTTTGGAAAAGAAATATTCGAATATATTTTTGAATATGCTAAAGGGAAAGGGTGTGAGATGCAAGAGTTAAACTCTTACGTTCAGAACTTTAAGTCCCATAAATTTTATATGAATTTAGACTATGTGATCAAGGGCTATCATTTTTTAAAAAAGCTATAA